A single Glycine soja cultivar W05 chromosome 14, ASM419377v2, whole genome shotgun sequence DNA region contains:
- the LOC114383087 gene encoding uncharacterized protein LOC114383087: protein MAVLQLQHRALEACQKFLVGDAGSDSDEDDEEAEDDELLDNDSKESEEYKFFEKVFAEDGDLRRYYENNHKEGDFYCLVCGGIGKKVWKRFKDCIGLIQHSTAILRTRRKRAHRAYAQVICKVVGWDIDQMPAIVLKDLDSSLAGSRKLFVRNPN, encoded by the coding sequence ATGGCAGTGCTGCAATTGCAGCACAGAGCATTAGAAGCTTGCCAGAAGTTCTTAGTTGGGGATGCTGGTTCTGACAGTGACGAAGATGATGAGGAGGCAGAGGATGATGAGCTGCTAGATAATGATTCTAAAGAATCTGAGGAGTATAAGTTCTTTGAAAAAGTGTTTGCAGAAGATGGTGACCTTAGGAGATATTATGAAAACAATCACAAGGAAGGAGATTTTTATTGTTTGGTTTGTGGGGGTATTGGGAAAAAGGTATGGAAGAGGTTTAAGGATTGTATTGGACTAATTCAGCACTCCACTGCCATACTAAGGACAAGAAGGAAGCGAGCTCACAGGGCCTATGCACAAGTCATCTGCAAAGTTGTAGGTTGGGATATCGATCAAATGCCAGCTATTGTGTTAAAGGATTTGGATTCCTCATTGGCTGGTTCAAGGAAGCTTTTCGTGAGAAATCCTAACTGA
- the LOC114384022 gene encoding uncharacterized protein LOC114384022 yields MSAVLALVNLKARFGWSDKSFTELLVLLKNMLPEQNTLPKNHYEAKKILCPVGMEYKKIHACPNDSILYRNEYAELRQCPTCGVSRYKVQHDELTDDVGTKNCRPAKWKTIDCLYPEFGDEPRNLRLALASDGMNPYGSLSSNHRNDIDVYLTPLIEDLKQLWEEGVDVWDANVQQTFRLRTMVFCTINDFPAYGNLSGYSVKGHHACPICEKNTSFIQLKHGKKTLYTRHRRFLKAFHPYRQLKKAFNGSQENEGPPEALTGNQVHDRVKDIVTVFGKSQKKTSSPKNMWKKRSIFFDLPYWSDLYVRKTKDGLKCHQDLVDMGIREQLHPISQGRRTYLPPACHTLSTPEKKSFCQCLRNVKVPQGYSSNIKSLVALSDLKLVGLKSHDCHVLMQQLLPVAIRGILPDKVRVAITRLCFLFNAICSKVINPHQLDDLENEAAIVICQLEMYFPPSFFDIMVHLIVHLEGNSVVWSGFFVVDVSN; encoded by the exons ATGTCAGCAGTGTTAGCTTTGGTAAACTTGAAGGcaagatttgggtggagtgataAAAGCTTCACTGAATTGCTGGTCTTATTGAAGAACATGCTTCCTGAACAAAACACTTTGCCGAAAAATCACTACGAGGCCAAAAAGATTTTGTGTCCAGTGGGAATGGAGTACAAGAAGATCcatgcatgccctaatgattCCATATTGTATAGAAATGAGTATGCAGAACTACGGCAATGCCCCACGTGTGGAGTATCACGATACAAAGTGCAACATGATGAATTAACTGATGATGTAGGAACCAAAAATTGTCGTCCTGCCAAG TGGAAGACAATTGATTGTTTGTATCCAGAGTTTGGGGATGAGCCAAGGAACCTAAGGCTTGCTCTTGCttctgatggaatgaatccttaTGGTAGCTTAAGCAGCAACCACA GGaatgatattgatgtgtatCTTACGCCATTAATCGAAGACTTGAAACAATTGTGGGAAGAAGGGGTAGATGTGTGGGATGCAAATGTGCAGCAGACGTTCAGGTTACGCACAATGGTGTTTTGTACTATTAATGATTTTCCAGCATATGGAAATTTAAGTGGATACAGTGTGAAAGGGCATCATGCATGTCCTATCTGTGAGAAAAACACAAGCTTCATCCAACTCAAGCATGGAAAGAAGACACTATATACCAGACACCGAAGATTTCTAAAAGCTTTTCACCCTTATCGAcaattgaaaaaagcttttaatggaagtcaggAGAATGAAGGCCCCCCGGAAGCATTAACTGGAAACCAAGTTCATGATCGCGTAAAGGACATTGTAACCGTGTTTGGCAAGTCCCAGAAGAAGACATCATCTCCCAAAAACATGTGGAAGAAACGCtcaatattctttgatcttccatactggtctgatctaTATGTGC ggaagacaaaggatggtttgaaaTGTCATCAAGACTTGGTTGACATGGGAATACGAGAGCAGTTGCATCCCATATCACAAGGTCGGCGAACATATTTACCCCCAGCATGCCACACACTGTCAACACCAGAGAAGAAAAGTTTTTGTCAATGTCTGCGGAATGTCaaagttccacaaggatactcttcaaatatcaagagccttgtCGCCCTCAGTGATCTTAAGTTGGTTGGCTTGAAGTCTCATGATTGCCATGTCTTAATGCAACAATTATTGCCTGTTGCGATTCGCGGCATCTTGCCTGACAAAGTTAGAGTTGCCATAACCCGTTTGTGCTTTCTTTTTAATGCCATATGTAGTAAAGTCATTAATCCTCATCAATTGGATGACTTGGAGAATGAGGCTGCCATTGTCATTTGTCAGTTAGAGATGTATTTCCCaccatcattttttgacatcatggttcacctCATTGTTCATCTTGAGGGAAATTCGGTTGTGTGGTCCGGTTTTTTTGTGGTGGATGTATCCAATTGA